In Bradyrhizobium symbiodeficiens, the genomic stretch CGGCGAGGCGCCGGTGACAAGGACTTCTTAACCGTAATTGCGGCGAAGCTGCGATTCCGCAAAACGACCGGTGTTAGTACGGTGTTCCGCTACGGAAACCCGCGTCCTCTTCCCCGGAACTTCCGGAGCTGCGAAGATGCCGAATGTTGTCGGCGGACGGCGCGGCTATTCCCTCGGAAAATCCCTGCGCATCGCGATCTCGGCGGCATCGCCGGGCGACAGCACGGTCTGGTCGAAGGCCGCTTGCGGCTTCGTCATGATGTCGTAGAGGGAGATGCCCTTGATCGGCTTGCCCATGAGCTCGCGGACGCAGTCGGCGAGCGTGCCGTTGTAGACGAGATAGGGCGGACCTCGGTCCTTCTGCCGCTCGCCCTTCAGCGACGGCCACTTCTTCAGTTCGGCCGGCGCCTCATAGGCGATCGGCGATCCCTCTTGCTTGGCCCCGGTGGCTTGGATCGCGAGAGATCTTGGAGCCGCCGGGTAAACACGCGTTAAAGAATTGGTTCAAATCAACCGGCAACGAAGGCGAGCAGGGTGCCGTTGGCCTTGGCCGGCGGCACGCAGATCGCGGTCCCGCTGCGTACAGCTGCCGAACCCAGCGCCTTCTCAGTCGCCGCCAGATCGCCGCTGACGAGCACCAGCGCCGCGCCGCCGCGCTCGGAAATTCCGGCGAGCGGCACGCCGGGATAGCGCTTTCCGAGTTGCTCCAGCGTGAGATAGACGAAGTCGGCACGATCGCCGCCGGAGCGCACCGTGACCGCGCCATCGGCCTCGGCGATCGGCTCGCGGTCGATCAGCCGGCCGAGATGCGCGGCCTCGTTCGCGGGCTCGGGTGTTGCGATCAGCGTCTGCCTGATCCGCTTCGCCGCATTGGCGTGTTTCATCAGTTCGGGAATCCAGACCGTCTCGCGCGTCTTGTGCTGGCAGGCAAAGATGCGCACGCCGCCGGGCGCTTCCGCGGTCGGCCACATGAAGGTGCGGAATTTTGCTGCCGAGACCGTTCCGTTCGGCAGCGTGACCGGCCGTTCGAAATCGGTCGGGCCGACCGGCGTGAAGCCTCGTGCGCGGATCTCTTCGGCACCGGCAGCGGAATCGACCGCCGTGAAGGCGATACGCTCGATGCCTTCGCCGCGCTTGTCGAGGAAGGCGCGCGCCGGCGCGTTGTGCTCGGTCGCGGCGAGCACGCCGAGCAGCTCCATATAATCGGGGTCGAACATGATGGTGTAGTTGCCGGTGCCCATATGCGCGCTGTGGGTGCCGCGCGGCGACACGGTGAAGCCGAGCTGCCGATAATTCTCGGCGGCCTCGTCGAGGTTCTTCACCATGACCACGGCGTGGTCGATACCGATGACGTTCTTGAGGGCCACTGTTCTTATCCCCGAATGCAAACTGACTTGAGGCCGCGGGCGGCGGCCGGTCCTGTCTACGCCGGATAGGCGGCCAAGTCATTTTCAATTCGATGCGAGATACGGAATTTCATTCCGCGAAATGATCCGCCGACGCGCGGCAGCATCAGCGGGCCTGATCGAGATAGGCGGCAAGGATCGCGCGCTCCTCGCTGGTCATCTCGGTGATGTTGCCCGGCGGCATCGCATCGGACCAGGCCGCGACGCGGCCGATCAGGCGGATGTTGCGATGGATGTGCTCGGGCGCATCGAGCAGGATGCCCTTCGGCGCGGTCACGATGCCGGCCCAGACCGGCTCGGTGGCGTGGCACATGCTGCAACGGGACGTCACGATCTCCTCGACGGCAGCAAGGGTCGGCGGCGCCGATAACGCGCCCGTCTTCACCTCGCGCGGGCCGGCCGCGGAAAGGAAGAGGATCGCAATCACGCCGATTGCCGCAACGCCCCACACCCACCAGGGCGATTTGCGCCCCGCGTGGCGCTCGTTGAAGAAGTGGCGGATCACGGGACCCAGCGCCAGGATGATGGCGACGATGATCCAGTTGAAGCGCGTGGCGTAGAGCAGGGGATAGTGGTTGCTGATCATCAGCACGACCACGGGAAGCGTCAGATAGTTGTTGTGAACCGAGCGCTCCTTGCTGGCCTTGCCGAGCTTCGGATCCGGCGCCTGTCCCGCGATCAGGCTGGCCACGATCTTCTTCTGGTTCGGGATGATCAGCGCAAAGACATTCGCCACCATGATGGTGCCGATGATCGCGCCGATCTGGTTGAAGGCGCCACGGCCGCTCAGCACATGGGTGAAGGCATAGGTCAGCGCGACCAGGAACAGATAGCCGCCGATGGCGAAGCGCAATTCGCGCTGTGCAAGTCCGGAACGGCAGGCGGCTTCATAGAGCAGCCACGCCAGCGCGAGGCTGCAAAAGCTGAACAGCCCGGCCTGGAGTGGCGTGAGGTCGAGGATCGACTTGTCGACCAGGAACAAATCGGCCTCGAGATAATAGACCACCACCATCAGCGCGAAGCCGGACAGCCAGGTGGTGTAGGCTTCCCATTTGAACCAGGTGAGCTCGTCAGGCATCTGGGAGGGGGCTACCAGATATTTCATGATCCGGTAGAAGCCGCCGCCATGGACCTGCCAGGCCTCGCCCTGCACGCCATCGGGCAGGTCACTCCTGGATTTGAGGCTGAGGTCGAGGGCGATGAAGTAGAAGGAACTGCCGATCCAGGCGATCGCCGCCACCACGTGGAGCCAGCGCAGCAGCAGGCTCACCCATTCCGATATGATGGATCCCCACATGATCATCCCGTCAAATGCGACAGCGATGCCGCAGCTATGATGACCGCAACCCCCGCCCTTACAATGTGTCGCACCTATCCGCGGTGTTTTCCAGTACGATGGGTTGCAACCGATGCACATCGTGCGGGCATCGGTTGACGTGGGATGCGGCAGCGCTTCGACCTGCCGCGGTGGTGTCGATGTTCGAGATTGCAGGCCGGGAGGACCATTTGAAGAGAAGGATTTTGTCTGTCGCGATATCCGCGGGGCTGCTGGTTGCGACCGGTGCGCAGGCCGAGCCGGTGTTGCAGGGCAAGGACGCTTATGGCGATTGGCAGGCCGACAAGCCGGGCACGATCAGGCTGATCCGGCCGCAGGATCTGGTCAGGCCCGGTGCGACGCGATCGGTTGCGAGCTCGTCGCGCGTGGTGCCGCGTCCGCCGGAGGCCGCGCTCCAGGTGCCGGCGGGATTCAAGGTCGAGCTGTTTGCCGAAGGTCTGCGCGCACCGCGCATCATCAGGGTGGCGCCGAACGGCGATGTCTTCGTCGCGGAGACGCGGGGCGGCACCATCCGCGTGTTGCGTGCCGGCGAAGGCGGCAAGGTCGCGACCAATGAGGTGTTCGCCAGCGGACTGAGGCAGCCATTCGGCATCGCCTTCTTCCCGAACGGCGACAATCCGCAATGGGTCTACGTCGCCAACACCCACAGCGTCGTTCGCTTTCCCTATCAGGCCGGCGATCTCAAGGCGCGCAGCAAGGCCGAGACGATCGTGCCGAGCCTGCCGCATGACGGCGGCCATTCCACCCGCGACATCGTCTTCACGCCCGACAACAAGCGCATGCTCGTCTCCGTCGGCTCGCTCAGCAACGTCGCGGAAGGTTTGGGCACGCCGCCGGGCGGGATGGAGGCGTGGTCGAAATCGCAGCCGCTCGGTGCGGCCTGGGCGAGCGAGACCGAGCGCGCGGCCGTGCTGGCTTTCAACCCGGACGGCAAGGAGCGGAAGATCTACGCCACCGGCATCCGCAATTGCGTCGGCCTTGCGATCCAGCCGCAGACGGGGCTGCCCTGGTGCTCGACCAACGAGCGCGACGGCCTGGGCGATGATCTCGTGCCCGACTACGTGACCAGCGTGAGGGAAGGCGCGTTCTACGGCTGGCCCTGGTTCTATATCGGCGCCAACGAAGATCCGCGCCATGCCGGCGCGCGGCCCGATATCAAGGACAAGGTGACGGTGCCCGATGTGCTGGTGCAGCCGCACTCGGCCTCGCTCGGCATGGCCTTCTACCAGGGCACGCAGTTTCCGTCCGAGTACCAGGGCGATGCCTTCGCCGCCGAGCACGGCTCATGGAATCGCTCGAAGCGCACCGGCTACAAGGTGATCCGCATCCGCATGAAGGACGGCAAGCCGACCGGCGAATACGAGGATTTCGTCACGGGCTTTGTCGTCAGCGACACGGAAGTGTGGGGCAGACCGGTTGGCGTCGCCGTCGCAAAGGATGGATCGCTGCTGGTGTCGGAGGATGGCAACGGCACGATCTGGCGGGTGACTAGCATGCGTTGACTTCCCCCTCCAGAAGGGTGAGGAAGTCCGCTACCCCCGTCTCACGCTCGCCCCGCCATCCACCGGCAGGGTCACGCCGGTGATGAAGTTCGCCTCGTCGGATGCCAGGAACAGCGCGGCGTTCGCGACGTCCCAGCCGGTGCCCATCTTCTTGCGCAGCGGCACCTTGCTGTCGCGTTCGGCTTCGACCTCGGCGCGGGTCTTGTGCCATTCGCGGGCGCGGGTGTCGACGGCCATCGGCGTGTTCATCAGGCCGGGCAGGATGACGTTGGCACGGATGCCGTATTCGGCGTTCTGGTAGGCGAGCTGTTCGGTGAAGGCGATCATCGCCGACTTCGTCGCCTTGTAAGCGACGTAAGGATAGGTCGTGATCGCCGCCATCGAGGAGATGTTGATGATGGCGCCGCTGCCTTGCGCGCGCATGATCGGGATCACTTCTTTCGCCGCGAGAATGCAGCTCTTCAGGTTGATCGCGACGACGCGGTCGAACGCCTCCTCGGTGATTTGAAGCAGCTCGGCATCGCCGCCGGACAGACTGACGCCGACATTGTTGTGCAGCACGTCGATCCGGCCCCAGCGCGACTGGGCGTCCTTGACCATCGCCTTGATGTCGGCCGACTTCGTGACGTCGGCCTTGAAGGCTGCCGCGGTGCCCTGCTTCGCCGCGATCATCGCAACCGTTTCCTGCGCCGATTCCAGATGTTGATCGACGCACAGGACCTTTGCGCCTTCGCGCGCGAAGGTCAGCGCGGTGGCGCGGCCGTTGCCCATGCCTTCGCCGGGGCTTTGCCCGGCTCCGACGACGATGGCGACCTTGTCCTTCAAGCGCATCTCGGTTTACTCCCTTTTCCGGTAGTTCTCATTATTTTCGTGCAGATTAGCAAATCGTCCCGACCGGAGAGAAGGGCGTTGCTTCTGCGTTCATGTCATTGACATCGCATGGAATTGCATTGTTGCGGCTGGTCAAACGCGCATGGCTGGCCCTTGCGGCTCAGGAACCGTTCCGAGGTGGCAGCGTTTGTTGCGAAGCCTTTCCCGCGCTAGGCTGCGTCCCGGGGCTTCCCAACCGCCAGTGGCTTGCCGATGAATCTGCTCGACCCACAAGGGCCCGTGGCCGCGGGCAACAGCACCATTCTGGTCGATTCCGTCTTCATCATGCTCGTGATCGTGGTGCCGACCATTTTCGCGATCCTCGGCTTTGCATTCTGGTTTCGCGCCTCGAACTCAAAAGCGCGCTACCAGCCTGACTTCGTCTATTCCGGCCGCGTCGAGATGGTGGTGTGGGCAATCCCCGCGCTCACCGTCATTCTGCTCGGAGGGGTCGCCTGGATCGGTTCGCATCGGCTCGATCCCGCGGCGCCCGTGCCGGGCACCGGCAGCCCGGTGCGGATCCAGGCCGTCTCGCTCGACTGGAAATGGCTCTTCATTTATCCGGACCAGCGCATCGCCACCGTCAACACGCTGACGGTGCCGGCCGGGGCCGAGCTGAACTTTCAGCTGACGTCGTCGAGCGTGATGAACACGTTCTTCATTCCGCAGCTCGGCAGCATGATCTACACCATGAACGGCATGGTGACGAAGCTGAACCTGCGCGCCGACAATGAAGGCAAGCTCAAGGGATTGTCGGCGCATTTTTCCGGCGACGGTTTTCCGGACATGATGTTCGACGTGAACGTCATCTCGCCGCTCGCCTTTCCGGATTGGGTGGCGGCCACGGCGAAGTCCGACACCGTGCTGAACCAGGACAGCTACAGGAAGCTAATGCAGCAGGGCATCGAGAAGGGCAAGCCGACCTACCGTCTCGAAGACCCCAGGCTGTTCGACCTGATCGCAAACCAGCACATTCCGCCGGGGCCGGGGCCGGAGCTGATCTCCGATGCCGGACGTCCGCACAGTGGAGGGCACGATGCTCGGTAAGCTCGATTGGTCGGCCATTCCGTTCGATCAGCCTATACCGCTCATCGCAGGCGGGATCGTGCTGGTCGCGATCCTGGGCGTGCTGACCTGGGTCGTGGTGAAGGGGCATCTGCCCTATCTCTGGAGCGAATGGATCACCAGCGTCGATCACAAGCGGATCGGCGTCATGTATATCCTGCTGGCCTCGGTGATGCTGCTGCGCGGCGGCAGCGATGCCATCATGATGAGGATCCAGCAGGCGGTCGCCTACCAGTCGCAGGGCTATCTGCCGCCCGAGCACTACAACCAGATATTCTCGGCGCACGGCACCATCATGATCTTCTTCGTGGCGATGCCGTTCGTGATCGGGTTGATGAACCTGATCGTGCCGCTACAGCTCGGCGTGCGCGACGTCGCGTTCCCGACGCTCAATTCGGTCGGGTTCTGGCTGACCGCGACCGGCGCGTTGCTGGTCAATCTCTCGCTCGTGGTCGGCGAGTTCGCGCGCACCGGATGGCTCGCCTTTCCGCCACTATCGGAGCTGTCCTACTCGCCGGGCGTCGGCGTCGACTATTATGCCTGGTCGCTCCAGATCTCCGGCGTCGGCACGCTGGTGGCCGGCATCAATCTCGTCACCACGGTCCTGAAGCTGCGCACCAAGGGCATGAACTATCTGCGCATGCCGATGTTCTGCTGGACCACGCTGGCTTCCAACCTCCTCATCGTCGCGGCCTTCCCGATCCTCACCGCCACGCTCGCGATGCTGCTGCTCGACCGTTACCTCGGCTTCCATTTCTTCACCAACGAGGCCGGCGGCAACGTCATGATGTTCATGAATTTGATCTGGGCCTGGGGGCATCCGGAGGTCTACATCCTAGTGCTGCCGGCCTTCGGCATCTTCTCCGAGGTGGTGTCGACCTTCTCCGGCAAGGCGCTGTTCGGCTATCGCTCCATGGTGCTCGCGACCATGGCAATCTGCGTCATCTCCTTCATGGTCTGGCTGCACCATTTCTTCACGATGGGGGCGGGGCCCGACGTCAACGCCATCTTCGGCATCGCCAGCATGATCATCGCGGTACCGACGGGCGTGAAGATCTACAATTGGCTGTTTACGATGTATGGCGGCCGCATCCGCTTCGCGACGCCGATGCTGTGGGCGGTCGGCTTCATGGTCACCTTCATCGTCGGTGGATTGACCGGTGTCCTGCTCGCGGTGCCGCCGGCCGACTTCATGCTCCACAACAGCATGTTCCTGGTGGCGCACTTCCACAACGTCATCATCGGCGGCGTGCTGTTCGGCGCCTTCGCCGGCTTCGAATATTGGTTTCCCAAGGCATTTGGCTTCCGCCTCGACGAACGCTGGGGCAAGCTGGCGTTCTGGTTCACTTTCCTCGGCTTCTTCATCACCTTCGTCCCGCTCTACATTGCTGGCATGCTCGGCATGACCCGGCGCATGCAGCATTACGACGTCGCGGCTTGGCGGCCCTGGATGATCGTTGCAGCCATCGGCATGGCCGTGCTGACGATCGGGGTGATCTGCCAGATCGTCCAGATCGTGGTCAGCATCCGCAACCGCGAGGCGCTGCGCGACCGTACCGGCGATCCCTGGGACGGCCGTTCGCTGGAATGGGCGACCTCGTCACCGCCGCCGGTATTCAATTTCGCCTTCAGTCCCGACGTCCGCGGCGAGGACGCCTATTGGGACATGAAGGCCCGCGCTCAGCAGCAATCGCTCGAACGCGACAGGCCGGAATATCAGGACATCGAGATGCCCCGGAATTCCCCGACCGGATTCGTCTGCGCGTTCTTCGCCACCATCATGGGCTTTGCGCTGATCTGGCACATCTGGTGGATGGTGATTCTGGGCGGCTTGGGCGCGTGGGCGACCTTCGTCGTGTTCGCCTGGCGCGACCACGACGAATACGTCATTCCCGCGGGGGAGGTCGCGGCGATCGACCGCGTCAATCTCGAGGAGCGGCGGAACCTCGTCAGCATGGCGGGAGCAGTCTGATGGCGATGACCGCGGCCGCAGGCCACGCGCACGCCGATCCCCATCACATCGGGGTCGTCATCGAGCATCCCGGACCCGCTTCGAAGCGGATCGTGACCGCCTATGGCTTCTGGATCTTCCTGCTCTCGGACATCGTGATGTTCTCCTGCTTTTTTGCGGCCTATGCGGTGCTGTCTGGTCAGACTGCCGGCGGCCCGAAGGGCTCGGAGATATTCGAGCAGGGGAACGTCGCGATCGAGACGGTCTGCCTGCTGTTGTCGAGCTTCACCTGCGGCATGGCCAGCATTGCTGCCGATGTGCGCAACCGGTTCTGGTTCTACCTCGGCATGACCGTGACCTGCGTGCTCGGGCTGATCTTCCTCGTCATCGAGTTCCGCGAGTTCGCCGACCTCGTCGCGCGGGGCTATGGTCCCTCGCGCAGCGCTTTCCTGACCGCGTTCTTCTCGCTGGTCGGCTGCCACGGCCTGCATGTTTCGGCCGGCGTGCTGTGGCTGCTGACCATGATGGCCCAGGTGTTCGCGAAGGGCTTTCGCGCCGACGTCCTGCGCCGGATGATGTGCTTCGCGCTGTTCTGGCACGCGCTCGACATCGTCTGGGTCGGGGTGTTCTCCGTCGTCTATTTGCTTGGGAGCGCCGCATGAGCGATCAGAGCCACGCGCGGACCGACCATGACCTCGCGCCGGGCGAGGAAGAGCAACACAGCGTCGGCACCCGGATCCTCGGCTACGTCGTCGGGCTCGCGCTCGCGCTGCTGCTGACGGCGACGTCGTTCTTCATCGCCGGCACCGATCTGGTCTGGCAGCCCTCCATCCCGGTGGCGTTGATCGTGCTGGCGATCGCGCAGATGGGGGTGCATCTGGTGTTCTTCCTGCACATCACGACCGGCCCCGACAACACCAACAACGTGCTGGCGCTGGCCTTCGGACTGCTGGTGGTCTTCCTGGTCGTGGGCGGCACGGTCTGGATCATGGCGCATCTGAACGCGAACATGCCGCCGATGGACCAGATCATGCGGATGCAGTGACGGAGCCGCCCAAAAAAGAAGAGCCGCTTGTGATGACAAGCGGCCCAAGTCTAGGGAGGAAACGCCCAAGCGAGGCAATCGGGCCGAAGCCGGATTGCTGCCAAGGAAACGCCCGCGCAAGCGCTTGCGTACGCATAGAAATGCGGCAACTCCCGATGAAGTTCAATTCCGGATCAATACGGACCCGGACTACCACTCCCGGCTGCGTGAACGACTTTGCTCATTTCGGCCGGCGGCAATTGTAGGCCTTGCGGAAGCCGGCCGCCTGGGCGTCGTCCTCCGAACAGAACCAGCGGTCCGGCTTGGTGGTCGCCGGGTAGCTCGGGCAGCCCCGCAAATGATAAATGCCGATATTGCCGGTGACGCGGGCGCGCACCGCGAGCTTGCCCTTGATGCTGCAACTCGGCGGCATCGTCAGGTCCTCCGGGAACAGCACGGCACGAATTTCCTTGTCGCGGTCCGGGCGGCAGGCGGCGCCGAGCAGCGTACCGTCCTTCTTGCCGGCGCGAAAGTCTTGCGGTGCAACAAAGCAACCCTTCCAGATTCCGGCCGAGGCCGTCTTGGCTTCGCCCGCCGCCGGCTTGACGTTCGCCTTGATCGGCTCGCGGGCGATGGCAAAGCCGAGCTTGACCAGTTGCTCGTTCAAGGTCGCCTTGTCGCCCTCGGCCGTGCAGATCGCCCGGTGTCGCTTGCCAAAACTCTTCTCCGGCCCGACATCGTCGCAACGCACGGAGCGCTTGTTGATCAGCTTCGCGAGCTGGTCGCGGGCCTCGATACCGCAGGTCCAGGGATCGGCGTGATCGTCGATGCAAACCTGGTCAAGCTCGGGCGCGTCGACGCCGTCGAGCCGATAGGTGACGTCGCCAAGCTGGATGGCGTTGCCGTCCCGGACTGTCGCGGCGGCGGTCAGCGCGGACGCCGGCTCGGAAGACGCCAGAAACCCGGACAAGGCGAAAAACAAAATGAGCGCAAAAGCGCGGGCGGCGGCAAAGACATTTCGGAAGGACATACGATCTCGCTATCGATGGCTCGTGCACCTCGTTCCTAGCATCCGGATGTGGCGATACCAATGGTCTGCACCCTGCGAAGTGCGACATTCCGGCTCCGCGGCTTTACTCCCCGCCCGCTCTGACCCTATCGTTCGCAGGCCTTGCCGACCGTGCAGGCCGAATCGCCCGGGAAGCGGCGAGGGCGGGAGGAAAAGATTGCGATGAAAGACCCCGTGGACGTCCTGATCATCGGCGCCGGCGCTTCGGGCGCGGCGGTGGCGTGGTCGCTGGCCGAGACCAAGATGCACATTCTCTGCCTGGAGCAGGGCGGCTGGATGAACCCGGCGGAATATCCCAGCGCCGGCCGCGACTGGGAGGCGAAGTTCTACGGCGAGTGGTCGTCGAGCCCGAACGTGCGCGGCCGTCCCGAGGACTATCCTGTCAACGACGACAATTCGCCGATCAAGGTCGTGAACTACAATGCGGTCGGCGGCTCCACGGTGATGTACACCGCGCACTGGCCACGGCTGCATCCCTCCGATTTCAAGGTGAGGACGCTCGACGGCGTCGCCGACGACTGGCCGATCGACTACGACGCACTGACCCCGTTCTTCGAAGAGAACGACCGGATCATGGGCACGTCCGGCTTGTCAGGCGATCCGCTCTCGCCGTTGACGCACCCGCCGATGCCGCAGCAGCCGATGGGATTGTCCGGTGCCATCATCGGCAAGGCCATGAACAAGCTCGGCTGGCACTGGTGGCCGTCGGACACGACGGTCGCAACGATGGACTACGAGGGCCGCGCCCGCTGCATCAATCTCGGCCATTGCACGCCGGCCTGCGCGCAAGGCGCAAAGTCCTCCACCGACATTACCTATTGGCCGCAGGCGATCCGCGCCGGCGTCGAGCTGCGCACTCATTGCCGGGTGCGCGAGATCACCACCGACGAGAACGGCATGGCCTCGGGCGTGGTCTATTACGACAAGGACGGCGTCGAGCAGTTCCAGCCGGCGCATGTCGTCATCATTGCCTGCAATGGCGTCGGCACGCCAAGGCTCTTGCTGAACTCGGCGTCGCCGCGCTTTCCGAACGGTCTTGCCAATTCGTCCGGCCTCGTCGGCAAGAATTTGATGTTCCATCCCTATGCGCAGATCTACGGCTATGTGAAAGAGCCGACTGACTCTAACCGCGCGCCGCCGACCTGCCTGTGGAGCAAGCAGTGGTACGACACCGACCTGTCGCGCGGCTTCGTGCGCGGCTACGGCGTGCAGTTCGTGCGCGGCGCTGGGCCGGTGTTCGAGGCGGTCGTCAGCGAGC encodes the following:
- a CDS encoding SDR family NAD(P)-dependent oxidoreductase, coding for MRLKDKVAIVVGAGQSPGEGMGNGRATALTFAREGAKVLCVDQHLESAQETVAMIAAKQGTAAAFKADVTKSADIKAMVKDAQSRWGRIDVLHNNVGVSLSGGDAELLQITEEAFDRVVAINLKSCILAAKEVIPIMRAQGSGAIINISSMAAITTYPYVAYKATKSAMIAFTEQLAYQNAEYGIRANVILPGLMNTPMAVDTRAREWHKTRAEVEAERDSKVPLRKKMGTGWDVANAALFLASDEANFITGVTLPVDGGASVRRG
- the cyoD gene encoding cytochrome o ubiquinol oxidase subunit IV, which gives rise to MSDQSHARTDHDLAPGEEEQHSVGTRILGYVVGLALALLLTATSFFIAGTDLVWQPSIPVALIVLAIAQMGVHLVFFLHITTGPDNTNNVLALAFGLLVVFLVVGGTVWIMAHLNANMPPMDQIMRMQ
- a CDS encoding thermonuclease family protein, with protein sequence MSFRNVFAAARAFALILFFALSGFLASSEPASALTAAATVRDGNAIQLGDVTYRLDGVDAPELDQVCIDDHADPWTCGIEARDQLAKLINKRSVRCDDVGPEKSFGKRHRAICTAEGDKATLNEQLVKLGFAIAREPIKANVKPAAGEAKTASAGIWKGCFVAPQDFRAGKKDGTLLGAACRPDRDKEIRAVLFPEDLTMPPSCSIKGKLAVRARVTGNIGIYHLRGCPSYPATTKPDRWFCSEDDAQAAGFRKAYNCRRPK
- a CDS encoding cytochrome ubiquinol oxidase subunit II → MNLLDPQGPVAAGNSTILVDSVFIMLVIVVPTIFAILGFAFWFRASNSKARYQPDFVYSGRVEMVVWAIPALTVILLGGVAWIGSHRLDPAAPVPGTGSPVRIQAVSLDWKWLFIYPDQRIATVNTLTVPAGAELNFQLTSSSVMNTFFIPQLGSMIYTMNGMVTKLNLRADNEGKLKGLSAHFSGDGFPDMMFDVNVISPLAFPDWVAATAKSDTVLNQDSYRKLMQQGIEKGKPTYRLEDPRLFDLIANQHIPPGPGPELISDAGRPHSGGHDAR
- a CDS encoding VOC family protein, yielding MALKNVIGIDHAVVMVKNLDEAAENYRQLGFTVSPRGTHSAHMGTGNYTIMFDPDYMELLGVLAATEHNAPARAFLDKRGEGIERIAFTAVDSAAGAEEIRARGFTPVGPTDFERPVTLPNGTVSAAKFRTFMWPTAEAPGGVRIFACQHKTRETVWIPELMKHANAAKRIRQTLIATPEPANEAAHLGRLIDREPIAEADGAVTVRSGGDRADFVYLTLEQLGKRYPGVPLAGISERGGAALVLVSGDLAATEKALGSAAVRSGTAICVPPAKANGTLLAFVAG
- the cyoB gene encoding cytochrome o ubiquinol oxidase subunit I gives rise to the protein MLGKLDWSAIPFDQPIPLIAGGIVLVAILGVLTWVVVKGHLPYLWSEWITSVDHKRIGVMYILLASVMLLRGGSDAIMMRIQQAVAYQSQGYLPPEHYNQIFSAHGTIMIFFVAMPFVIGLMNLIVPLQLGVRDVAFPTLNSVGFWLTATGALLVNLSLVVGEFARTGWLAFPPLSELSYSPGVGVDYYAWSLQISGVGTLVAGINLVTTVLKLRTKGMNYLRMPMFCWTTLASNLLIVAAFPILTATLAMLLLDRYLGFHFFTNEAGGNVMMFMNLIWAWGHPEVYILVLPAFGIFSEVVSTFSGKALFGYRSMVLATMAICVISFMVWLHHFFTMGAGPDVNAIFGIASMIIAVPTGVKIYNWLFTMYGGRIRFATPMLWAVGFMVTFIVGGLTGVLLAVPPADFMLHNSMFLVAHFHNVIIGGVLFGAFAGFEYWFPKAFGFRLDERWGKLAFWFTFLGFFITFVPLYIAGMLGMTRRMQHYDVAAWRPWMIVAAIGMAVLTIGVICQIVQIVVSIRNREALRDRTGDPWDGRSLEWATSSPPPVFNFAFSPDVRGEDAYWDMKARAQQQSLERDRPEYQDIEMPRNSPTGFVCAFFATIMGFALIWHIWWMVILGGLGAWATFVVFAWRDHDEYVIPAGEVAAIDRVNLEERRNLVSMAGAV
- a CDS encoding PQQ-dependent sugar dehydrogenase, giving the protein MKRRILSVAISAGLLVATGAQAEPVLQGKDAYGDWQADKPGTIRLIRPQDLVRPGATRSVASSSRVVPRPPEAALQVPAGFKVELFAEGLRAPRIIRVAPNGDVFVAETRGGTIRVLRAGEGGKVATNEVFASGLRQPFGIAFFPNGDNPQWVYVANTHSVVRFPYQAGDLKARSKAETIVPSLPHDGGHSTRDIVFTPDNKRMLVSVGSLSNVAEGLGTPPGGMEAWSKSQPLGAAWASETERAAVLAFNPDGKERKIYATGIRNCVGLAIQPQTGLPWCSTNERDGLGDDLVPDYVTSVREGAFYGWPWFYIGANEDPRHAGARPDIKDKVTVPDVLVQPHSASLGMAFYQGTQFPSEYQGDAFAAEHGSWNRSKRTGYKVIRIRMKDGKPTGEYEDFVTGFVVSDTEVWGRPVGVAVAKDGSLLVSEDGNGTIWRVTSMR
- a CDS encoding cytochrome (ubi)quinol oxidase subunit III, giving the protein MAMTAAAGHAHADPHHIGVVIEHPGPASKRIVTAYGFWIFLLSDIVMFSCFFAAYAVLSGQTAGGPKGSEIFEQGNVAIETVCLLLSSFTCGMASIAADVRNRFWFYLGMTVTCVLGLIFLVIEFREFADLVARGYGPSRSAFLTAFFSLVGCHGLHVSAGVLWLLTMMAQVFAKGFRADVLRRMMCFALFWHALDIVWVGVFSVVYLLGSAA
- a CDS encoding urate hydroxylase PuuD is translated as MWGSIISEWVSLLLRWLHVVAAIAWIGSSFYFIALDLSLKSRSDLPDGVQGEAWQVHGGGFYRIMKYLVAPSQMPDELTWFKWEAYTTWLSGFALMVVVYYLEADLFLVDKSILDLTPLQAGLFSFCSLALAWLLYEAACRSGLAQRELRFAIGGYLFLVALTYAFTHVLSGRGAFNQIGAIIGTIMVANVFALIIPNQKKIVASLIAGQAPDPKLGKASKERSVHNNYLTLPVVVLMISNHYPLLYATRFNWIIVAIILALGPVIRHFFNERHAGRKSPWWVWGVAAIGVIAILFLSAAGPREVKTGALSAPPTLAAVEEIVTSRCSMCHATEPVWAGIVTAPKGILLDAPEHIHRNIRLIGRVAAWSDAMPPGNITEMTSEERAILAAYLDQAR
- a CDS encoding GMC family oxidoreductase is translated as MKDPVDVLIIGAGASGAAVAWSLAETKMHILCLEQGGWMNPAEYPSAGRDWEAKFYGEWSSSPNVRGRPEDYPVNDDNSPIKVVNYNAVGGSTVMYTAHWPRLHPSDFKVRTLDGVADDWPIDYDALTPFFEENDRIMGTSGLSGDPLSPLTHPPMPQQPMGLSGAIIGKAMNKLGWHWWPSDTTVATMDYEGRARCINLGHCTPACAQGAKSSTDITYWPQAIRAGVELRTHCRVREITTDENGMASGVVYYDKDGVEQFQPAHVVIIACNGVGTPRLLLNSASPRFPNGLANSSGLVGKNLMFHPYAQIYGYVKEPTDSNRAPPTCLWSKQWYDTDLSRGFVRGYGVQFVRGAGPVFEAVVSEQRGILPWGEDHHRVFRKLNGHRLGFSAICEDLPEEHNRVTLDPVLKDSHGIPAPKISYTISENSQKMMDYALARGREILETAGATDICVNSPIPWGGWHLLGTARMGTDPERSVVNEWGRTHDVKNLFIVDGSIFVTSGGVNPTSTIQALALYIADQMKQRLANLFD